One genomic region from uncultured Subdoligranulum sp. encodes:
- the glmS gene encoding glutamine--fructose-6-phosphate transaminase (isomerizing), whose translation MCGIVGFTGAAQAAPILLDGLAKLEYRGYDSAGLAVQNAAGKIEVVKAKGRLKVLHEMTDGGNAVPGNCGIGHTRWATHGEPSVVNAHPHYSRDQKIAVVHNGIIENYLEIKERLTNRGFTFVSQTDTEVVAQLLDYYYTGESAGDALDAISRMMLHVRGSYALGILFADQPGTLYAVRKDSPLIVGQCDNGSIIASDVPALLKYTRTVYYIDNLEIARLTPDSIEFFNIDKEPVSHETTTIEWDAEAAEKGGYEHFMMKEIHEQPAAVRDTISPRLKDGKIDLSELALDEDAIRTVRRVYIIGCGSAYHVGMAARYVFESLARLPVEVDVASEFRYRNPVLEKDSLALVISQSGETADTLAALRLCKDRGVRTIGIVNVVGSSIAREADATMYTWAGPEISVATTKAYSTQLAACYLLATEFARVRGTLADGQYENLIAEMEALPDKMEKILADKERIQWFASKYANARDAFFIGRGLDYATALEGSLKFKEISYIHSEAFAAGEMKHGPISLVENGTLVVGILTQPDLYEKSVSNMVEVKSRGAFLMGLTTYGNYSIEDTAGFTVYVPKTDPHFATSLAVIPLQLLAYYVSCAKGLDVDKPRNLAKSVTVE comes from the coding sequence ATGTGTGGAATCGTAGGTTTTACCGGAGCAGCGCAGGCTGCACCGATTTTGCTGGACGGACTTGCCAAACTGGAATATCGCGGTTATGACTCGGCCGGCCTGGCGGTGCAGAACGCAGCCGGCAAGATTGAGGTGGTCAAGGCCAAGGGACGCCTGAAGGTTTTGCATGAAATGACGGACGGCGGCAACGCCGTGCCGGGCAACTGCGGCATCGGCCATACCCGGTGGGCCACCCACGGGGAACCGTCGGTGGTCAACGCCCACCCCCACTATTCCCGGGACCAGAAGATCGCCGTGGTGCACAACGGCATCATCGAAAACTATCTGGAGATCAAGGAGCGGCTGACCAACCGCGGCTTCACCTTTGTGTCCCAGACCGACACCGAGGTGGTGGCCCAGCTGCTGGACTACTACTATACCGGGGAGTCGGCGGGCGACGCGCTGGATGCCATCTCCCGCATGATGCTCCATGTGCGTGGGTCCTATGCGCTGGGCATCCTGTTTGCGGATCAGCCCGGCACGCTCTACGCGGTGCGCAAGGACAGCCCCCTCATCGTGGGCCAGTGCGACAACGGCTCCATCATTGCATCGGACGTGCCGGCACTGCTGAAGTACACCCGCACGGTCTACTACATCGACAATCTGGAGATCGCCCGGCTGACCCCCGACTCCATCGAGTTCTTCAACATCGACAAGGAGCCGGTCAGCCACGAGACCACCACCATCGAGTGGGATGCCGAAGCGGCCGAAAAGGGCGGCTACGAGCACTTCATGATGAAGGAGATTCATGAGCAGCCCGCCGCCGTTCGGGATACCATCTCGCCGCGGCTGAAGGACGGCAAGATCGATCTGTCGGAACTGGCGCTGGATGAGGATGCCATCCGCACGGTGCGCCGCGTTTACATCATCGGCTGCGGTTCGGCCTACCATGTGGGCATGGCGGCCCGCTATGTCTTTGAGAGCCTGGCCCGTCTGCCGGTGGAGGTGGACGTGGCCAGCGAGTTCCGCTACCGCAACCCGGTGCTGGAGAAGGATTCCCTGGCCCTGGTCATCAGCCAGAGTGGCGAGACCGCCGACACGCTGGCGGCGCTGCGCCTGTGCAAGGACCGCGGTGTGCGCACCATCGGCATTGTGAATGTGGTGGGCTCCAGCATCGCCCGGGAGGCCGACGCCACCATGTACACCTGGGCAGGCCCCGAGATTTCGGTGGCCACCACCAAAGCCTACAGCACCCAGCTGGCGGCCTGCTATCTGCTGGCCACCGAATTTGCCCGGGTGCGCGGCACGCTGGCGGACGGTCAGTACGAGAACCTCATCGCCGAGATGGAAGCCCTGCCCGACAAAATGGAGAAGATCCTGGCAGACAAGGAGCGCATCCAGTGGTTTGCCAGCAAGTATGCCAACGCCAGGGACGCCTTCTTCATCGGCCGCGGGCTGGACTATGCCACGGCGCTGGAGGGCAGCCTGAAGTTCAAGGAGATCAGCTACATCCACTCCGAGGCCTTTGCCGCGGGCGAGATGAAGCACGGTCCCATCTCTCTGGTGGAAAACGGCACACTGGTGGTGGGCATCCTGACCCAGCCCGACCTGTATGAGAAGAGTGTCTCCAACATGGTGGAGGTCAAGAGCCGCGGCGCCTTCCTCATGGGTCTGACCACCTACGGCAACTACAGCATCGAGGACACCGCCGGCTTCACCGTCTATGTGCCCAAGACCGACCCCCATTTTGCCACGAGCCTGGCGGTCATTCCGCTGCAGCTGCTGGCCTACTATGTCAGCTGCGCCAAGGGCCTGGATGTGGATAAACCCCGCAATCTGGCCAAGAGCGTGACGGTCGAATAA
- a CDS encoding nucleoside-diphosphate sugar epimerase/dehydratase: MLQDSKQLIKGLPRRIALMLLDCGLIVFCYWLAVMLRFDSGEAYQRAEVLRAMSPMLCYVLPIYMIVFWFGGLYEIMWEYAGMRDLARLTCLSGLATGLIMLFDLFYRSRPISGAVLIFGAVFNTAAIAGVRFLWRLIKTVRGARSRKMENPTPLLIVGAGNAGAWAVNLCKNKNQSFGDPICMVDDDLTKKGLRVQGVPVRGTISDIPELVRKYHIMEIVIAITTVKGDRLSEIINLCNSTHCRVRMLSDPQAVDENGNPVAAGFRELNTADFLSRDEIQLNNAQISEYLHDKVVLVTGGGGSIGSELCRQIMRYQPRRLLIFDIYENCAYELETELRNKYGADAPVITLIGSIRDMERLNEVFDTYHPSVVFHAAAHKHVPLMEISPAEAVKNNVFGTKNLLTAAAEHGVERFVQLSTDKAVNPTNVMGCTKRLCEMLIQSFDGGTDMKCMAVRFGNVLGSHGSVIPLFEEQIKRGGPVTITHPDIVRYFMTITEAAQLVLQAGGLAKGGSIYVLDMGEPVKIMDLANRLIRFYGYEPGVNMQIKITGLRPGEKLYEELLMDTEQDKMRKTAHNKIFIAPPMQIDLADFYNGLQALLVAAHHNDDAVVECLQHMVPSYHPNRRVRADHTVVAMSGNTGIFSREELEQQMKDHPSEQGAKED; this comes from the coding sequence ATGCTACAGGATTCCAAACAACTCATCAAAGGTCTGCCCCGGCGCATTGCCCTGATGCTGCTGGACTGCGGACTGATCGTTTTTTGTTACTGGCTGGCGGTCATGCTGCGGTTTGACAGCGGTGAAGCCTACCAGCGCGCCGAAGTCCTGCGGGCGATGTCGCCCATGCTGTGCTATGTGCTGCCCATCTATATGATTGTCTTCTGGTTCGGCGGCCTGTACGAGATCATGTGGGAGTATGCGGGCATGCGGGACCTGGCCAGGCTGACCTGTCTGTCCGGGCTGGCCACCGGGCTTATCATGCTCTTTGACCTGTTCTACCGCAGCCGGCCCATCAGCGGCGCCGTGCTGATCTTCGGTGCGGTCTTCAATACGGCGGCCATTGCCGGCGTGCGCTTTCTGTGGCGGCTGATCAAGACGGTGCGGGGAGCCCGGTCCCGCAAGATGGAAAACCCCACACCGCTGCTCATTGTGGGCGCGGGCAACGCCGGCGCCTGGGCGGTCAACCTCTGCAAAAACAAGAACCAGAGCTTCGGCGACCCCATCTGCATGGTGGACGATGACCTGACCAAGAAAGGCCTGCGGGTGCAGGGCGTCCCGGTGCGGGGCACCATCTCGGATATCCCCGAACTGGTGCGCAAATATCACATCATGGAGATCGTCATTGCCATCACCACCGTCAAGGGCGACCGCCTGAGCGAGATCATCAACCTCTGCAACTCCACCCACTGCCGGGTGCGGATGCTGTCCGATCCCCAGGCGGTGGATGAGAACGGCAACCCGGTGGCCGCCGGCTTCCGGGAACTGAACACGGCGGACTTCCTCTCCCGCGACGAAATCCAGCTGAACAATGCCCAGATTTCCGAGTACCTCCACGACAAGGTGGTGCTGGTCACGGGCGGCGGCGGTTCCATCGGCAGCGAGCTCTGCCGGCAGATCATGCGCTACCAGCCCCGGCGGCTGCTCATCTTCGATATCTACGAAAACTGCGCCTATGAGCTGGAAACCGAACTGCGCAACAAGTACGGTGCCGACGCGCCGGTGATCACGCTGATTGGTTCCATCCGGGACATGGAGCGCCTGAATGAGGTGTTTGACACCTACCATCCGTCGGTGGTCTTCCACGCGGCGGCCCACAAGCATGTGCCGCTGATGGAGATCAGCCCGGCGGAAGCCGTCAAGAACAACGTCTTCGGCACCAAGAACCTGCTCACAGCAGCGGCGGAGCACGGCGTGGAACGGTTCGTGCAGCTGTCCACCGACAAGGCCGTCAACCCCACCAACGTCATGGGCTGCACCAAGCGTCTGTGTGAGATGCTGATCCAGTCCTTTGACGGCGGCACCGACATGAAGTGCATGGCGGTGCGTTTCGGCAACGTGCTGGGCAGCCACGGCAGCGTTATTCCACTGTTTGAGGAGCAGATCAAGCGCGGCGGCCCGGTGACCATCACCCACCCGGACATCGTCCGCTACTTCATGACCATCACCGAGGCGGCCCAGCTGGTCCTGCAGGCGGGCGGCCTTGCCAAGGGCGGCAGCATCTACGTGCTGGACATGGGTGAGCCGGTCAAGATCATGGACCTGGCCAACCGGCTGATCCGCTTCTACGGCTACGAGCCGGGGGTCAACATGCAGATCAAGATCACCGGCCTGCGTCCTGGCGAGAAACTCTACGAGGAACTGCTCATGGACACCGAGCAGGACAAGATGCGCAAGACGGCGCACAACAAGATTTTCATCGCGCCGCCCATGCAGATCGATCTGGCGGACTTCTACAACGGCCTGCAGGCACTGCTGGTGGCGGCCCACCACAACGACGACGCGGTGGTGGAATGCCTGCAGCACATGGTGCCCAGCTACCATCCCAACCGCCGTGTCCGCGCCGACCACACTGTGGTGGCCATGAGCGGCAACACGGGCATCTTCTCCCGGGAGGAGCTGGAACAACAGATGAAGGACCATCCGTCCGAACAAGGGGCAAAGGAGGACTGA